The sequence below is a genomic window from Thermus thermamylovorans.
CTCGAAGAGACGGTTGGCCTCCTCTAGCAGGGAGAAAGGACCCCAGGTCCGGAAGGGCGTGATCTCCGTGGGCCGCGCTTCCCTACGCACCAGGGCCATAGCAATCACCCCCAAAGCCACTTATATCACCTGCGCTCTGTAATGTCAAGTATCCTTATCCCCATCTGCCCACCCGCAGGCGGGCTATAATCACCCCCATGGAGCTTCCCCAAGACGCGGTCCTGGTGGACACCCGGCCCAGGGCCACCTACGAGGCCGGGCACCTGCCCAGGGCCCGCCACCTGGACCTCTCCGCCCCCCGGCTGCGCCTGCGGGAAGAGGCGGAGCTCCAGGCCCTGGAAGCCGGACTCACCGAGCTCTTCCAGGAGCTTGGGCTCCGGAGCCCGGTAGTCCTCTACGACGAGGGCCTCACCAGCCGCCTCTGCCGCACCGCCTTCTTCCTGGGCCTGGGGGGGCTGGAGGTGGCCCTCTGGACCGAGGGCTGGGAGCCCCACGCCACGGAAAGGGAGGAGGCCAGCCCTCCCCGCTCCCAAACCGTGGCCCGCCTACGGCGGGACTGGCTCCTCACCGCCGACGAGGCGGCCCGCCATTCCCTTCTCCTGGACGTGCGCAGCCCCGAGGAGTTCCAGGGCAAGGTCCACCCCCCCTGTTGCCCCCGGGGCGGGCGGATCCCCGGGGCGAGGAACGCTCCCTTGGAGCTCTTCTTGGAACCAGGGGAGGTGCTGGGGCGGCTGGGGCTGGAGCCGGGGCAGGAGGTGGGCCTTTACTGCCACTCGGGTTCCCGGAGCGCGGTGGCCTTCTTCGTCCTCCGGAGCCTGGGGGTAAGGGCCCGGAACTACCTGGGCTCCATGCACGAGTGGCTGGGGGAGGGCCTGCCCACCGAACCATGAGGGTCATGCGCGTGCCCGTAGGCCCCCTCCAGGCCAACGCCTACCTGGTGGTGGGCCCCGAAGGGACGGTCCTCATCGATCCGGGGGGCGAGGCCGAGCGCCTACTCTCCCTCTTCGGGACCGCGGGCGCGAGGCCCGAGGCCATCCTCCTCACCCACGCCCACTTCGACCACCTGGGGGCCGTAGCCCCCCTGGTGGAAGCCCTCTCCCTCCCCG
It includes:
- a CDS encoding sulfurtransferase: MELPQDAVLVDTRPRATYEAGHLPRARHLDLSAPRLRLREEAELQALEAGLTELFQELGLRSPVVLYDEGLTSRLCRTAFFLGLGGLEVALWTEGWEPHATEREEASPPRSQTVARLRRDWLLTADEAARHSLLLDVRSPEEFQGKVHPPCCPRGGRIPGARNAPLELFLEPGEVLGRLGLEPGQEVGLYCHSGSRSAVAFFVLRSLGVRARNYLGSMHEWLGEGLPTEP